One window from the genome of Eriocheir sinensis breed Jianghai 21 chromosome 15, ASM2467909v1, whole genome shotgun sequence encodes:
- the LOC126998789 gene encoding uncharacterized protein LOC126998789 isoform X1 → MAGPGAAPHLPPATFSTAQQSFMSISPTILPAESTFSAITTSAPSRATTATTSATTSRTTIFPDKMGVLGAQSKLQNDYNEGQASSSLPRLQPDHAYPEVIVSAGVPSYHEPRESYTYRARAREPVSRGDDQSFHRVPSPPTITVGSVTVRVEEICLVLVVLMLWAGAITLFINRWGKLRMLEPYQPAYTAPVVPPRPPPPPLGPCINIQSTSDLTLTEGGALGSRYDLAGSELYGRGSLASGYLGMARSPSCLSVRTLNPQRKVKSAVDLVSLVMQEKMSSNLNFGATNV, encoded by the exons ATGGCGGGGCCTGGAGCGGCACCTCACCTGCCCCCCGCCACCTTCAGCACAGCCCAACAGTCATTTATGTCGATCTCGCCAACCATTCTGCCGGCTGAGTCGACCTTCTCCGCCATCACCACCTCTGCCCCTTCAAGAGCCACAActgccaccacctccgccaccacctcgaGGACGACAATCTTCCCAGACAAGATGGGAGTATTAGGTGCTCAGAGCAAGTTGCAAAACGATTACAATGAAG GGCAAGCATCGTCATCCCTTCCACGCCTGCAGCCAGACCACGCCTACCCAGAGGTGATAGTGTCTGCGGGAGTTCCTTCCTACCACGAGCCGCGGGAGTCCTACACATATCGTGCACGTGCCCGGGAGCCAGTGAGCCGCGGCGATGACCAGAGCTTCCACCGCGTGCCCTCGCCTCCTACCATCACTGTGGGCTCCGTCACTGTGCGGGTCGAGGAGATCTGCCTCgtgctggtggtgttgatgcTGTGGGCTGGAGCCATCACCCTCTTCATCAACAG GTGGGGTAAGCTGCGCATGTTGGAACCGTACCAGCCAGCCTACACGGCGCCTGTTGTGccgccccgccccccacccccgcccctggGGCCCTGCATCAATATTCAGAGCACGTCAGACTTAACTCTGACAGAAGGTGGTGCCCTTGGGAGCAGGTATGATCTGGCAGGCTCAGAGCTTTATGGACGAGGCTCCCTGGCCAGCGGCTACCTAGGGATGGCTCGTTCGCCTTCCTGCCTCAGCGTGAGAACCCTCAACCCCCAGCGGAAGGTTAAGAGTGCTGTAGACCTCGTCTCTTTGGTCATGCAAGAAAAGATGTCCTCCAACCTAAACTTCGGCGCCACCAATGTTTAG
- the LOC126998789 gene encoding uncharacterized protein LOC126998789 isoform X2 has protein sequence MKPDHAYPEVIVSAGVPSYHEPRESYTYRARAREPVSRGDDQSFHRVPSPPTITVGSVTVRVEEICLVLVVLMLWAGAITLFINRWGKLRMLEPYQPAYTAPVVPPRPPPPPLGPCINIQSTSDLTLTEGGALGSRYDLAGSELYGRGSLASGYLGMARSPSCLSVRTLNPQRKVKSAVDLVSLVMQEKMSSNLNFGATNV, from the exons ATGAAG CCAGACCACGCCTACCCAGAGGTGATAGTGTCTGCGGGAGTTCCTTCCTACCACGAGCCGCGGGAGTCCTACACATATCGTGCACGTGCCCGGGAGCCAGTGAGCCGCGGCGATGACCAGAGCTTCCACCGCGTGCCCTCGCCTCCTACCATCACTGTGGGCTCCGTCACTGTGCGGGTCGAGGAGATCTGCCTCgtgctggtggtgttgatgcTGTGGGCTGGAGCCATCACCCTCTTCATCAACAG GTGGGGTAAGCTGCGCATGTTGGAACCGTACCAGCCAGCCTACACGGCGCCTGTTGTGccgccccgccccccacccccgcccctggGGCCCTGCATCAATATTCAGAGCACGTCAGACTTAACTCTGACAGAAGGTGGTGCCCTTGGGAGCAGGTATGATCTGGCAGGCTCAGAGCTTTATGGACGAGGCTCCCTGGCCAGCGGCTACCTAGGGATGGCTCGTTCGCCTTCCTGCCTCAGCGTGAGAACCCTCAACCCCCAGCGGAAGGTTAAGAGTGCTGTAGACCTCGTCTCTTTGGTCATGCAAGAAAAGATGTCCTCCAACCTAAACTTCGGCGCCACCAATGTTTAG